DNA sequence from the Caulobacter segnis genome:
GCCGACTATGACGGCCTGGCGCGCGACGCCGAGCGGATCATGGCCGACCATGCCGGCCACGAACCCGGCGATCCGACCAAGGCGGCCCAGGCCATCCTGACGATCGCCGACGCCGAGAACCCGCCCCTTCACCTGCTGCTGGGTGAGGACGCCCTGAAATACGCCGGCTACGCCGCCCAGGGCCTGGCCGCCGACATCGACGCCTGGAAGGCCCTGAGCCTGTCCATCGGCTTCAACGACTGACCCGAAACGCGAGCGAGCCCTAAGTGACCAACACCCTGATCTTCGTCGACCTGGCTTCCGAGGACCCGTCCAAGGCCGGCGACTTCTACGCCAAGGTCTTCGGCTGGCAGAACGACGCCCGTCCCGAGGGCGTCTATCACCGCATGGTGCCGGGGGGCTTCTTCAAGAAATCCGACGGGACCGACAGCGAGATCGGCAACCTGCACCTGGGGATCTTCAAGGCCGCCAACGCGCGCCCCCACCCCGAGCCGGAGGGCGTCGAGCCACGAGCGCTGAGCGCCGACGGCCGCAAGCCGCGCGTCTGGGTGCTGATCAGCGACGACGACAGCGCCGAGCGCATTCTCGGAACCGCCGAGGACCTGGGCGCGACCATCCTGTGGCGAAACCACTACTGGAAGGAATTCAACGGCTACAACCACGCCTTCCGCGACCCCTGGGGCAACGAAATCGTGCTGTGGGGCAAGGCCGGCGCGGATCCGCAGGTCCCAGCGGACTTCACGCGGGAATAGCCCACTCTTGATTTAAGGGGCCACCCGGCCCGGCTCGCCGACGAAGTCCTTGGCGCAGTACCAGCCGCCCTGGAACGGGGCGGCGGCCGGGTCCTCGGGCGGGCTGGAGGCCATGACCTCCCCCGCCCAGTCCTCGGCGTTGTCGCGCGGTTCGTAGCCCAGGAACGCGGCCGCCGAATTATCCCAGAAATTCCGCGTGTTGGCCGAGACGCCGTACACGGTGGCATAGCCGAAATCCGGCGCCTCGATCCCGCAGCGGACCAGCTCGACCATGTCGCGCGGACTGACCCAGACGGCCAGTTGGCGAAGGTCCGACGGCCGCTCGCGATAGGCGCCGATGCGCAAGGACAGCACCTGCAGGCCGAACTTGTCGGCGTACATCCTGCCCATCGCCTCACCGAACACCTTGCTGACGCCGTAGTAGCTGTCCGGGCGCGGGATGAGCGTTTCGGACGTCGGCGTGTCACGGTGATGGAAGCCGGCGGCGTGGTGCGACGAGGCGAACAGCACCCGCTTCACGCCCGCGATCCGCGCGGCCTCGAACAGGTTGTGGACGCCGACGATGTTGGCCGGCAGCACCTTCTCCCAGGCGTTGGTCTCCGGCTCGACGGGCACGCCGGCCATGTGGACGACGCAGTCGATCCCAGCCATGGCGTCGGTCAGGCCCGGCAAGTCCAGGAGATCGACCTTCACGGTCTCCTCCCCCTCGCCCGCGGGCGACAGCAGCGCGATGTCGGCCAGCCGCATCAGGGCGTAGCGGCCGGCCAGGCCCGACCGGATCGCCGAGCCGATGCCGCCAGCCGCGCCCAGCAGGAGAACTCTCAAACCGGTTTGTCGCCGGCGACCGTCACCCGGTAGCCCGTGCGCGTGTCGGGGAAGTAGTCCCAGATCGCTTGGTGCCAGGTGCAGCGGTTGTCCCAGAAGGCCACCGAGTTCGGCTTCCAGCGGAAGCGGACCTGGAAGTCCGGGTTGCTGGCGTGCTGATAGAGGAACTCCAGGATCGCGCGGCTCTCGGCCTTCGACAGACCCGCGATGTGGGTCGTGTAGGACGGATTGACGAACAGGCTCTTCCTGCCGCTGACCGGATGGGTCCGCACGATCGGGTGGGTCGAGCAGTTATACTTGCGGTCGATGTCCGGGAAGATCGCCTTGTAGACCGGGTTGGCGTCGTGGACGGCGGAAAGGCCCTCCAGATAGGCCTTCATCCGGTCCGACAGGGTCTCGTAGGCCCAGTACATGCTGGCGAAGCAGGTGTCGCCGCCATCGTCGGGCAGGACCTTCATGTAGAGGATGCTGCCCAGCGGCGGCTCGGGGTCGCAGGTCAGGTCCGAGTGCCAGTTCTCGCCGGCCACGAACTTTGAGTTGGCGTCGGCATGGATGGCCACGATCTCGGGATGGTCCGGCAGGCCCGGCACGCCCGAGTGGATGGCCAGGTCGCCGAACTTGCGCCCGAAGTCCTTGTGGGCCTCGTGCGACATCTCCTGGTCGCGGAAGAAGATCACCTGATACTGGGTCAGGGCCTGGTGGATCTCCTCGAACTGGCGGTTCGAGAGCGGCTTGCCCAGGTCGACGCCGAAGATCTCCGCGCCGATGCGGCGGGTCATGGGCTTCACGTCGAGCACGTCGTAGGCCATGCGGCCGCCTCCCCTAAGCGTTCAGAAAGCCGCCGCGCACATAGACGAGCGGCGTCTTGGTTTCGTCGGTCACGACGCGCAGTACGCGTCCGACCAGGATTTCGTGATCGCCGCCGTCATGGGCGGCGCGCAGTTCGCACTCGACCGCCGCCACGCAGCCGGCCAGCAGCGGCGCGCCGCAGACCCCGGCCTCGACGGCGGTCAGGGCGAAGCGGTCGTCGGCGCCGCTCTTGGCGAAGCGGTAGGCCAGGTCGCCCTGCTCGTGCGCCAGGATGTTGACGCAGAAGGTCCGGGCCAGGCTCAGCGCCGCCAGGGTGCGGCTGTCGCGCTTGAGGCAGACCATGACCAGCGGCGGGTCCATCGACACCGAGCTGAAGGCGCTGACCGTCGTGCCGACCAGGCGGCCGTCATGACAGGCGGTGACGATGGTTACGCCGGCCGGGAAGCTGCCCATGGCCTTGCGGAAGTCCGCCGGTTCGGGCGCGTGGGGTTGAAGCGCCGCGCTCATCACTCGTTCCCGAATGGGTTGTCGGGATAGACCGCCGAGGCCGGGCGCTTGGCGCTCTCGTCGGGGCTGGCGCGCCCACAAACAGCCAGGGCCGTCAGGGCGTAGATCAGGGCGCTGTCGACCAGGTCCTTGGGCGTCGGACGCCAGCGGCGGAAGCCGGTGGTGATGGCCGGAATCCGCTGCATGTTGAAGACGTTGTGGTCGCGCCACATGCTGGAATAGACCGGATTGGCCAGCGCCACCGGATGGCCCAGGCCCAGCTGGGTGGCCATGTCGACGGCGCCGACCAGCGGCGCCACCTCGGCGGCGTCAGCCTCGAAACCATGGCGCACCACGACCGGCTCGATGTCGATGCGGCCCAGGCCCGCCTCGCGGACCATGGCCTCCAGCGAGTGCTGGACGTCGGCGACGCGCTGCTTGGGCGTCAGGCCCACCTCCAGGTAGAGGTTCACCAGCTCGGTCCCCGCCCCGAAGGCGAATGGGATGCCGCCACGCACCGAGGCGATCTGCGACTTGGGCTGGGCCACGCCGCCTGGGCTGTCGTAGCGGCTCTTCTTCTCGTACTCGCCGCTCCAGGCGTGGATCGCCTCGGTCAGCTTGCCGATCTTGTAGATCGGGTTCGGATGCTGGGCCGCCGTCGCCGGATGCTCCAGCAGCGGCGTGAAGACCCCCTCACCCCACACCTGGAAGCGGAACACCGCATAGCCGCAGCCCACCCAGGTCAGGCCGAAGTCGCAGCCCTCGGCGGCGATGGCGTAGTCCGGCGCGACGCCGCCGTGGTGGAACAGGTAGTGGGCGCCGATGTCCTTGCCCATATAGGCCACGCCCCGGTGCTCCTCGATCGGCTCGGGGCCGATCTCGCCGGGACAGGCGGTCAGGTACATCTTGCCGGCCAGCTCGTAGCCGGCCCTCTTCAGCGCCTTGGCCGCGATCAGGAAACAGCTCATCGGACCGCGATCGTTGGCGATCGGGTAGCCGTAGAGCTTGCCGTCCTCCAGCCAGCACTTCTCCCACTCGGGATTGGCCATGGTCTCGGGGCTGTACTTGTAGACGTCCAGATCCGGGTTCCAGGTCGGCGCCTCGGTGTCCAGGTGGGCGGTGAAGAGGAGGTTCTTCCCCACGCCCTTGCCGCCGTGCGTGCCGATGACGTTCGGCCGTTCCGGCGTCGCCCCGACCTTGCGCGGCGAGAAGCCCTCGCGCGCCATCCAGTCGTAGACGTAGTTGGCGACCTCCAGCTCCTTGCCGGAGGGTGCGGGGATGTTGCCCAGGGTCAAAGCCAGCTCGACGATCTCGGCCTCGTCGATGGCGGCGGCGATCGCCGCGCGATCGGCCTCGGTGACCGTGTACGGGGCGCCCGCGCCCAGGTTGGGAAATCCATCAGCCATGGTCAAACGCTCCAGGCGGCGGCGATCGCGGCCGTATCGGTCAGGATCGCGCTGTTCAGTTCCATCACCTTCAGCGAGGCCGCGTGAATGTCGGCCTCGTAGGCGGCGCACGCGTCGGCGGCGACGAACACATGGTAGTCCAGGCTGAAGGCGTCGCGCACGGTGCTGTCGACGCAGCACTCCGTGGTCAGGCCCGCCGCGATCAGGGTGTCGACGCCCAGATCCTTCAGCCGCGCGTCGAGATCGGTGCCGACGAAGCCGCTGTAGCGGGCCTTCTGGACGACGACCTCGCCGGGCAGCGGCTTGGGTCCGTAGAAGTCCGAGCCGGGGTCGCCGACGCGGCACAGGGCGCTCTCGTTGTCCGGATCGCCACCACGACGGCGCATGCGCTCCTTCCAGGACGGCGAGTCGGTCTCGGGCGCGGTGAAGAGACCCACGAAGACCACAGGCGTTCCGGCCGCGCGCGCCGCGCCGACCAGTCGTTCGGCGGCGGCCACGGCGGGCTGGACCGCAGCCATGTCGACATACTGGCCCAGCGCGCCCTCGGGCGAGGCGAAGTCGACCTGGATGTCGATCACCACCACGGCCGTACGCGACGGCGCGATCCAGACGGCCAGGCCGTCGACCACGCCGGAGGTCGTGGCCCCCTCACCTTCTAGAACTTGCGCATTCACGAGAACACCGCCCGCAGGCCGGGCAGGATCTCGGCGCCGAACATGGTCAGCCCTTCGACATAGTCGGGGAAGATCATCATCAGGCCGTCCAGCTCGCAGTAGCGCAGATATTCCTCGATCTGCGCGCCACAGGTGTTGGGCGAACCGACCACCGTGTGGGTCATGAAGGCGCCCTGCGAGGCCGCCACGGTGGACAGCTTCTCGGCCGGCACGCCCCAGCTCTCCAGCATGGCCAGGATGGCGCCCATGTCGGCGCCGCCCTTGTAGTACTCGACCTTGGCCTCGGCGTCGGCGTCGGTGTCGCCGTGGATCACCGTGCACATGGCGAAGGTCTTGATCGACTTGCCCATGCTCTCGGCGACCTTCTTGGCCCGTAGCGAGGCGTCGCGGCGCTCGTCGGGCGTGCGCCCGCCGATGAAGCAGATGTCGGCCTCGCGCACCGAGAACTGGAAGCCTCGGTCGCTCATGCCGGCGCAGACCAGGTCGGGACGCGGACGCGACAACGGCTTGGGCTTGGACTGGCAGTCCTTCATCGTGAAGTACTTGCCGGCGAAGTCGACGCTGTCCTCGGCCCACAGGCGCTTGACGATCGCCGTCCACTCCTCGGTCAGGGCGTAGCGGTCGTCGTGGGTCATAGACTCGTCCCACGCGCCCATCTGGTCGAACTCGCCCTTGTAGGCGCCGGCCACGATGTTGAGCCCCGCGCGGCCGCCGCTGATGTGATCCAGGGTAGCGATCATCTTGGCCGCCACGGCCGGGTTCTGCAGCAGCGGGTGGATGGTCGCCCAGATCTTCACGTTCTTGGTGGCCTCGGCGATGCCGGCCATCATGGTGACGGACTCCAGGGCCGTGCCCCAGTGGTCGGTCTCGCCGCCGAAGCCGCGGAACTTGCCCATCGACATGACGAAGTCCATGCCGACCTCGTCGGCCTTCACGGCCGCCGCGCGGTTCGTCTCGTACAGGCCGTCGAGGACCGGCGCGGTCTTGGAGATGATCCAGCCGCCGTTGGCGACCGGCAGGAACACCCCGAAATCCTTGTGCTGGGAAGGACGGTGGAACATGGCGTTACTCTCCTTGTTCTTTGATCTTGGTCCTTAAGCGGCGTCGCGCAGCAGGACGGGGGTGGGCGCCGGGACGGGCGCGAGCGTGCTTTCCTCGACCGTCTTGCGCGGCGGACGCATGAACAGCGCGGCCACGAAGATCACGCCGATCACGGCGGCGAAGACCTGGAAGGTCGGCGCGAAGCCGCCGAGGCGATCGCGCATGAAACCGCCGATCACCGGCCCCAGGGCCGAGACGGCGCCGACCAGGCAGACCATCGAGAAGAGCTCGAGGTTGTTCTTCCGGCCATAGTAGTTGAGCAGCAGGATGCTGATGGCCAGCACGGTCATGCCAAAACCGACCCCGACGCCCAGGGCGAAGACCACCATCATCGGCCAGGTTGTGGCATGGGCCAGGGCCATCAGGCCGGCGGCCATCATCCCCTGTGCGCCGGCCAGCAGCCAGCGTGGGTCGACGCGGTCGCCCAAGAGGCCGCCGCTCATCCGGGCCACGACCTGCATCAGGGATTCCAGGCTCAGCGCCGCGACGGCGACGGTCGAGATCACGCCCATCTCGCTGAAGTGGCTGGGCGCCAGGCTGACGGCGGTGACCCCGCCCAGCAGGTGGGCGAAATAGGCCGCGACGATCACGTAGAACTGCGGCGTGCGGATCGCTTCCTTGACCGTCCAGTCGACCTGGGTGCGGTAGACGCGGGCGTTGGCGGGCTGGGCTGCGGCCTCCTCGGCCACGGCCTTGTCGGTCTCGACCGCAGCGCTCTCCAGCCAGGCCTTGCCGGGGACCAGGGCGGTGGCCAGGACGCCGACCACCGCCGAGGCGATGGCCTGCCACGCCCAGTACGGCCGCCAGGCGCCGCTGGCGATCTCCATGCCGACCAGAGCCATCCAGGGACCGGCGACGCCGCCCAGGGAACCGATGGTGAAATAGATCCCGAACGGCAGGGCGCGCTTCTTGAACAGCATCGACAGCAGGTGCGTGCCGGGGATCAGGGCCATCATCTGATAGCCGACGCCCAGCAGGGCCGTGCCGAACAGGTAGATCGGCAGGCCGCGCGCCATCGCCAGGCAGATGAAGCCGGCGATCATCACAGCCGAGCCGACGATGATCGTCGCCCGCACGCCGATCTTGCGGATCAGCAGGGCCGGCAGCCACGAGGAGCCGCCACAGAACGCGCCCAGCAGGGTGAAGCCCAGGAAGGCCGAGGCGAAGCTCCACTGCTGGTCCTTGATCATGGCCGGCAGGACCACGCCCAGCGACGAGAACGTCGAGGCGGTGATCAGGAACAACAGAAGGGAAAGGGCGCCCAGAAGGGTCCAGGAACGCCATTGGATCGTCGACATCGCCATCGAGCCTCCATGCAAGCTCGCGGCGCGTCCCTCGCGGGGCGCGCCGCGCAGGGGAACTAGAACTTCCGAGCCAGGGTCACGCGCCACTCGCGGCCCTTGCTGGGCAGCGCACCGAGGTTGGCGTAGCTGTCCGCGTCGGGCGTGAAGTAGAGCTTGTCGAACAGGTTATCGACATTGAGCGTGGCCGTGTACGGACCGTATTCGTAGTAGACGCTGCCGCTGGCCACCCAGTAGGCGGGATAGGTCACGGCGTTCTGGACGGTGCCCGAGGTCTTGGTCACGTGCGTCACGCCGAACGTGCCGCCGACCTTGCCCCAGTCGTGGTCGTCGCTGGTGTAGGCGCCGTAGAGGCTGACCACCGACTTCGGGATCAGGGTGTAGTCGTAGTCGCCCGCGCGGCCCGGCAGGCTGCTGAACGCCCAGACGACATAGGTGCCGCCATAGGCCTGCGCGCCCGCCACGCCGGCGGTGTAGGCCGGGATGTACTGGAACGAGTTGTCGGGGCCCTTCACCGTCGTGTGCTGGGTGTTGCCCGAGAAGGTGAAGCTGAGGTTCTCGCTGGCCAGCCAGCGCACTTCCAGCTCCACGCCCTTGGCCCGCGTGCCGGTCGGCGTGCCGGTGATGCCGGTCAGTTGGGTGCGGTTCTGGCGATAGCCCGCCAGCGAGCCGACCAGCGTGCCGCGCAGCCACTGGAACTTGAAGCCGGCCTCGGCCAGGTCGCTGTTGGACAGCCACGCATCGCTGGCGTCAGCCACCAGGCCTGGCGCGATATCGCCCGCCTGGCTCATCTCCAGGGCCGAGGCCTTGGCGTAGGTGATGTAGGGCATCACGCCTGCCGGGGCCTTGTAGGTCGCGCTGGCGCTGTAGGTGAACTTGCCCTTGCTGGCCTTCTGCTTGCCGGCGATCTGGTAGCTGAGGAAGCCGGTGTCCTGCGAGGTGACGTCGTAGTCGTCGTAGCGGCCGCCCAGCATCAGGTTCAGGCGCTCGCCGACCTTGATGTCGGTCATCGCGAAGACGCCGGTCTGGGTCCATTCGCTCTTGTTGTCGTTCTCCCACTGCAGGCCCTGCACGCCGGCGCCGGTCTCGGTCGAGAACGGGCTGTCGATGATGTCGGTGGGCGTGGCGCCGAAGCTGATGTCGCGGCGGTCCAGCGCGATCATGCCGCTGTTGTAGCTCTCGCGACGACGGCCATCGAAGCTGCGATAGGACGCGCCGATGAAAGACTTGGAGCTGATGATCCCCGTGTCGTAGGCGAAGTTGTAGGTGAGGCGGGCTTCCCACACCGAGCTGTCGAACCAGGCCGGGTAGCCGTAGCTGACGAAGCGCTTGTTCTCCTGGTCGTCGTAGAACAGCTGCAGCTTGATGGCGCTGTCGGGCGACAGTTCCTTGGCCAGGTCGTAATAGAGCGTGTTGGTGCGGGTCTTCGAGAAGTCGGCGCCGCTGATGTAGACCGTACGGGGATCCAGCTTGGTCGTACCGACGCCGGTGTCCAGGGTGTGCAGACCGTTGCTGTCCGGATAGCCGTAGTAGGCCAGGTACATGGCGCTGCCGTACGGATAGAAGCCGACCTCGTTCGGCGTCAGGCGGCCGTTGCCGTCGGTGTCCTTCAGCGTGGTGTCGCGGCCGGTGACATAGGTCTGATTGTCGATCAGGCTTTGGGTCAGGCGGTTCCAGCCGGGCGTCTGAACGTCGCCGTCCGAGTGGTAGTACATGCCGCCGAACGCGGTGGTCCAACCGTTGCCCAAGTCGAAGTCGGACGACGCCTCAAGCGTCTGGCGACGCGGATAGATGCCCTTGTAGTAGCTGTGGCTGTCCTCGACCTCGCCGTACAGGTAGACGCCGCCGGTGACCGAACCGAAGTTCGCCGGCAGGCCTACCTGGGCCGTGGCGTTCTTCTTGTTGTACGAGCCGTAGGTCACGGTGACCTCGCCGGTCGGCTCGGTCAGGTAGCCGCCCTCGTTCTTGCCCGACTTCGGGATGAAGTTGAGCATGCCGCCCACCTTGCCCGAGCCGTAGATCGGGGTCGGCGGACCGCGCACGATCTGGATCTGGTCGGCCGCGCCGATCGGGGTCGAATAGGTTCCCCGGTTCTCGATGCGCTTGAAGCCGCGGAAATAGTTCTCGGCCAGGGTGCCGCGGATGTTAAGCGCGCCGGGCACGCCATAGAAGCTGGCCGTGTAGGTGCCGGGCGAGACGGCGGTCAGGCCGTCGATCGTCTCGATGCCATAGCGCTGCAGCGTCACGTCGCTGACGAAGCTGGCCGAGCGCGGCGTCTCCAACAGCGGCTTGTCGATGCCGAAGACGGTGTTGCTGGGCTGCTTCTCCAACAGGCCCGCCTTGTCGCGCGCCTTGACCACGACTTCGTCGACGGTGTCGGACGGCGCGGTGGTCTCGTCCGCGAAAGCGGCCTGCGTGTGCGCCAGCAGGACAAGGGCGGAACAGCCCGCCATCAGTAGCCGGTAGTTCGACATGCGGTCCTCAATGCGAGGCCGTCGCGCCCACCGCCTGCGGCGGTTATCCCCAAGGTCGACGCCTCGGAGCAATCATCGGTCGGTCTGGTCCGGCGGCGAGGCGCGACGACTGACATTTCACTCAAAATGTCCCTGCCGCATGCATGTTGAGCCGCCGGCGACCGCGAAAGCGGCGCGATGATCACGAAACTTGCTTCAACGCGAACCAGAGGCCGCTCAAACGCGTCCACCACCGAAGGCTGCGCGCATGGGATTTGCCCCGCCAGGATGCGTCCACAGACTCGTACCATGTGGGCCACACCCAAGGTTTGACCCGCGCCGCCAGCCGTCCCAATGTCCGGCGGCATGCCCCAACACGGCGAACAGATCGGACCGACGCCGGACTGGCTTCCGCACGAGCGCCCCCTGTTGCCGGGGTCGCCGTCGACGCCGTATTTCCCGACCAGCTTCCGCATCGTCCACGGCCTGATCAGCCTGCTGATCGGCGTCACCGGCTCGCTGGGCGCGGCCCTGGTCCAGGTCAATCTGCCGGCCATCCAGGGATCGCTGGGCCTGACCCCGACCCAAGGCGCCTGGCTGACCACGATCTACGTGATGACCAACATCTCGATGAACCTCTTGCTGGTGAAGTACCGCCAGCAGTTCGGCATCCGCCGGTTCGCCCTGGTGTTCCTCTCGATCTACACGTTGGCCGCCTTCGCGCACCTGGCGCTGGACAATTTCCCCATGGCCCTGGCCTTGCGGGCGATCAGCGGGGTCGGCGCGGCGGCGCTGACCGCCCTGGCCATGTTCTACATGCTGCAGGCCTTCCCGGCCTCGTTCCGCATGGGCGCGCTGGTGCTGGGCGTCGGCGTCTCGCAGTTGGGGGCGCCCCTGGCCCGGGTGATCTCGACGGGCCTGCTCGACGCGGCCTACTGGCACGGTCTCTACGCGCTGGAGGCCTGCCTGGCCGCCGCCTGCCTGGCCGCCGTCGCTCTGTTCCGCCTGCCCCAGGGTGTGCGCATCCACGTCTTCGAAGGGACGGACGCCCTGACCTTCGCCCTGCTGGGCGGCGGTCTTGGCCTGATCGTCGCCGTGCTGGGCCTGGGCCGCATCGTCTGGTGGTTCGAGGCGCCCTGGCTGGGTTGGTGCCTGGCCGCCGCCATCATCCTGCTGGCGGCCGGGGTGCTGGTCGAGCATCGGCGCGCGCATCCGCTGATCGACACTCGCTGGGTGGCTACGGGCGCCTTCCTGCGCTTCTGCCTCAACGTCGCCCTGGTGCGGGTCATCCTCGCCGAACAGAGCGTCGGCGCCGCCGGCCTGATGTCGGCCCTGGGCCTGGCGCAGGAGCAGCAGCGGCTGCTGTACGCCATCGTGCTGGCCGCCACCGCCGCGGGCATCGTGATCAGCGCCATGACCCTGAACCAGAAGACCCTGGCGCCGCAGTTCCTGCTGTCGGTTTTGCTGATCGCCGTCGGCTCGTTCCTCGACGCCGGCGCCACGCCGCAGATCGGGCCGGTCAACCTGTTCGTCAGCCAGGCGCTGCTGGCCTTCGCCGCCGCGATGTTCCTGGGCCCGTCCTTCATGTTCGGCATCGGCCAGCTGCTGACGCGGGGCCTGGGCTCGATCATCACCTTCTCGGTGATGTTCGGCGTCGCCCAGAACCTGGGCGGCCTGTTCGGCGCGGCCATGCTGGGCACCTTCCAGACCGTGCGCACCCAGGTCCACGCGGTGGGTCTGGCCGAGCGCTTGACCGGCGCCGATCCGAGCGTCGCGGCCACGCTGCAGGGCTATGCTGGCGTCTATGCCTCGACCCAGGCCGACCCGGCCTTCCGCGCCGCGGACGCCAGCGCGCTCCTTACCCAGCAGCTGACCCAGCAGGCCAATGTACTGGCCTTCAACGACGTGTTCCTGGTCGTCGGCGTCGTCGCCCTGCTGCAGTTCTTCTACGCCGGCTTCCTGTTCTTCCTCCTGGCCCGACGCATGGCGGCCGCCGCACCGCCGACCACCCTCCCCGCTCGAGAGACCGCATGACCGACGCGCCCTCGCCGCCGCCCTCGCCCCAATCCGCCCCCCAGCCGGAGGACCGCGCCGCCGCCGCCGCGCCGCCGCCCGCCCGGCCCGCGCCCCCCACCGCCCGCGCCATCGTGCTGACGATCGGGGGCGCTTTCGTGCTGGTGCTGCTGGTCCTCTATGTCTGGAAACTGCCGCCCTTCGCCCGTTCGGTGCAGCGCACGGACAACGCCTATGTCCGTGGC
Encoded proteins:
- a CDS encoding MFS transporter; translated protein: MPQHGEQIGPTPDWLPHERPLLPGSPSTPYFPTSFRIVHGLISLLIGVTGSLGAALVQVNLPAIQGSLGLTPTQGAWLTTIYVMTNISMNLLLVKYRQQFGIRRFALVFLSIYTLAAFAHLALDNFPMALALRAISGVGAAALTALAMFYMLQAFPASFRMGALVLGVGVSQLGAPLARVISTGLLDAAYWHGLYALEACLAAACLAAVALFRLPQGVRIHVFEGTDALTFALLGGGLGLIVAVLGLGRIVWWFEAPWLGWCLAAAIILLAAGVLVEHRRAHPLIDTRWVATGAFLRFCLNVALVRVILAEQSVGAAGLMSALGLAQEQQRLLYAIVLAATAAGIVISAMTLNQKTLAPQFLLSVLLIAVGSFLDAGATPQIGPVNLFVSQALLAFAAAMFLGPSFMFGIGQLLTRGLGSIITFSVMFGVAQNLGGLFGAAMLGTFQTVRTQVHAVGLAERLTGADPSVAATLQGYAGVYASTQADPAFRAADASALLTQQLTQQANVLAFNDVFLVVGVVALLQFFYAGFLFFLLARRMAAAAPPTTLPARETA